The Macaca nemestrina isolate mMacNem1 chromosome 15, mMacNem.hap1, whole genome shotgun sequence genome segment GCAGCATACGGGGTGCACAGTGATTCACCCAAACGGCAGCTATACTGCTGGGGCTGGTGAGACGTGGTCATTCACAAGGCAAGCTTGCCGGCTGCTTCCCTGTTTCTCGAGGCAGCTGGCACCTTTGTGTGGAAGATCCCTGAGACCCAGAAGGGTGCCTTCTGCTTCCTTACAGCCCAAGGCACACAGTCGGCCCGTAGAATAGAGGTCGGGTGGGAGGAACCCTCAAACTCCAAGGTTCTGGGATAGATGACCAACTAGGGCCACAGCTCCCTCCTGCTCCGCATGTCCTTGGCAATGTGACTTTGCCTCCTTCTCAAAAGGTGGAGTCTAATTTCCCACCCTTTGAACCTGGGCTGGCCTTGTGACCTGGACTCTGCCCGATAGACTGCAGTGGAAGCGGTGTTATCCAAGTTCAAGGCTAGGCCTCCAGAAACCTTGCAGCTTCCACCTTCGCCCTCTTAGGTTGCTGCCCGGAGTCGCCATGAAGGAATGTGATGTAGCCTATTGGAGGAGAACCAAAGCCCCCCAGAAAGCAGTCAGACCAGCTGCCGACATGTTCTTCGGGGGTCTTCCAGGCCCACTGACGGTCCAGCTGAGCACAGCTGCCGGGAGAGCCCAGGAGAAATCAGCTAGGAACCCCAGCCCACCCACAGGACCCTAACAGAGGATGCATCATTGCTCTCCGTTTTGCGCTGACTGGTTACATAGCATAGGCTAACCGaagccagagaagggaagggactTACCCAAGGTCCCACAGAGAGCAGAGACCAAGCCTGTCTTGGTCAAGTCTGTGACCAGGTTTCCCGGCCCCTGGGCCCTTCCCATCAGTGTCCTGCCACCAGCTCTACCAGCGGTGTATGGATCTGCATATATGTAGGGAGGTGTGGGTCGGGTGGGCCCTTCCCCCTTCCACCTGAGTTAGGAAGGGTTGGCTGACATCCACACAGGGCTATCCTGCCCATTATCGCGGGCGGGAGGGATGGTTAATCCCATTCTGCAGAAGATGAAACCGAGGCCAAGAACTGACAGTCACACAGCTATTAGGTAACAAAGCTCTGACATCAAAGCTTTTGGTTCTTTGATGCCAACTCCAGATCCTTCTATTGACTcgcaggaaggagaatggcagGTGATAAAGTTCCCTCCAAGGGTCAGTCGCTCAGAAAGggccacacacacagacacatgcaggcacacatactacacaggcacacacctaacacacaggcacacacaggcacacatactacacaggcacacacctaacacacaggcacacacataacacacagaCACTTGCAGGCACACATactacacaggcacacatacTACACCGGCACATGCAtaatacaggcacacacataatacaggcacacacatacacacaggcacatataCTACACAGGTACACATACTACACAGGCACGCACctaacacacaggcacacatactacacaggcacacacctaacagacacatgcaggcacacatactacacaggcacacacataacacacacaggcacacatactaCACAGGCACACATTATACAGGCACACACCtaacacacaggcacatacaggcacacatactacacaggcacacacataacacagacacacgcaggcacacatactacacaggcacacacctaacacacaggcacacacataacacacaggcacacacataacacacaggcacacacctgacacacaggcacacacatgacacacacaggcacacacctaacacacaggcacacacataacacacaggcacacacataacacacaggcacacacagacacacatactacacaggcacacaccttacacacaggcacacacaggcacacacctaacacaggcacacacagacacacatactacacaggcacacacataacacacaggcacacacataacacacaggcacacacataacacacaggcacacacaggcacacatactacacaggcacacacataacacaggcacacacataacacacaggcacacatactacacaggcacacacctaacacacaggcacacacataacacacaggcacacatactaCACAGGCACACAAGGCACACAtactacacaggcacacacataacacaggcacacacataacacacaggcacacatactaCACAGGCACACAAGGCACACAtactacacaggcacacacataacacaggcacacacataacacacaggcacacatactacacaggcacacacctaacacacaggcacacacataacacacaggcacacatactaCACAGGCACACAAGGCACACAtactacacaggcacacacataacacaggcacacacataacacacaggcacacacagacacacatactacacaggcacacaccttacacacaggcacacacaggcacacacctaacacaggcacacacagacacacatactacacaggcacacacctaacacacaggcacacacataacacacaggcacacacataacacacaggcacacacaggcacacatactacacaggcacacacataacacacaggcacacatactacacaggcacacacctaacacacaggcacacacataacacacaggcatacatactacacaggcacacacatgacacaggcacacacataacacaggcacacacaggcacacatactacacaggcacacacctaacacacaggcacacacataacacacaggcacacatactacacaggcacacacaggcacacatactacacaggcacacacataacacaggcacacacataacacacagacacacatactacacaggcacacacctaacacacaggcacacacataacacacaggcatacatactacacaggcacacacatgacacaggcacacacataacacaggcacacacaggcacacatactacacaggcacacacctaacacacaggcacacacataacacacaggcacacacaggcacacatactacacaggcacacacatgacacacacaggcacacacctaaCACATAGGCATACAtactacacaggcacacacatgacACACAGGCACAATTACATGTGTGCTTGCTCACTGTCTCTCCTCACCCCTCCATCTTCAACCAGCCAACCCCAATGGACCatatactttattaaaaatatatagttatggccgggtgcggtgactcacgcttataatcctaacactttgggaggccaaggtgggtgaatcacctgaggtcaggagttcgagaccagcctggccaacatggtgaaacccatctttactaaaaatacaaaaattagctgagtgtggtgggtcatgcctgtaatctcagctactcaggaggctgaggcaggaaaatcgcttgaagccgggaggcggaggttgcagtgagccgagattgctccattacactccagcctgggcaacaagagcgaaactccgtctcaaatatatatatatatggttacaaactccgtctcaaatgtgtatatatatatatagttacaaACTCTATTGTCAATCTGGGCTGGGCCCCGGGGCCGGAGGGACTGCAGGGAGGAAGGTATGCTCCCTCATCCCACCCCTCAGAGTCCCTCCTCTGCACCCAAACTCAACACCATCCAAGGGCCAAGGTGGCTGGCTTTGCGGGCCTCAAGGGGCCAGCCAGCTGGGCAGGGGAAGGGGCTAGGCTTGatgggcagggtggggaagggtgCACAGAGAGGGACCATATCTCCTTGTCTGGCAGGTAAAAACGGCAGAAGGTGAATTTGGTGTCTCCATCTGTCTCCATTTATagatatttacaaaagaaagtcATGAGCAACAGGCCACAGTCATGCAAAAGAAACGCACCCCCCTCCCCAAACTAACCCCCTGCCCACCCTGAAACCCCGAGATGTCTCCCACCCAGCGGTCCAGTCACCTTCCCCAAGGTTCTGAGAGCAAAGAGGGCACGTCCTTGAAGAGTCAGTGGGGGAAGGGTGGTGGATCCGGGGACCCAGAGCCACCAGGAGTAGGTGCTGGGGGAACCCAGGCTGATTGGGCCGAGCTCTTCCCAGGCCAGGGTGCTGGAGTCAGGAGGAAGGGGTCCCCCAGTCTTTGAAACCCCCACCTTCCTCCAGAAGGTCCACGGAGCCAGGGTTGGCTCTGTCCTGAGTGTGGGAGGGGGTGTCCTGGCATCCTACCCCCGGCAGAGGCTCTTGTGGGCAGTGGTGAGGGCCGGGCCTGGAGGTCAGATAGCAGACTCCCTGCGGTAGGAGATGTTGTCCAGCGGGAGGGAAGCCTGCATGCGCTCCAGGTCCAGGTGGCTGCCGAACTCCAGCATCCGGATGATGCCCGCCTCCTCCTTGGAGCCGGCCTCCAGGCCCAGGCCTGCGGCCACTGCGGCCGCCGCAGCcgcctcctcctccatctcctcttcctcctggctcATGAGGGCCAGCTCGTTCTCGTAGCAGAAGGCACTGGGAGGGGGCGGCGGGGCGGGCAGCACGGTGATCTTACTCTCCTGCAGCTCCCGGGCCGAGCAGCAGGGTGTGCCGGCCACCTCGTAGGTCTTGTGAAAACGCGAGTAGTCCACCTTGTAGTGGCTCTTCTCCTCAAAGACCACGGGCTCAAAGCGGTGGCCCCACAGGATCTCGCTGGCCAGGTAGGAGCTGCGGGCCTGGGTGGTCATGGCCGTGGCCTCCACCATGCCCTCCAGGATGACCACGATCTCGAAGTCCTCTGACTCCAGCTCCTCCTTGCCCATGCCATAGAGCGGGCTGTCCTCATCGATCTCGTGGACAATGATGATGGGCGACACCAGGAAGATGCGGTCCAGGCCGATGTCATAGCCCACGTTGAGGTCCCGCTGGTCCAGGGGCAGGTACTCACCCTCCTGGGTCATGTAGGGCTTGATGAGCTGGGCCCGCACGTGGGCCTCCACAATGTGGCTCTTGCGTAGGTTACCCACGCGCCacatgaggcagagcttgccgtcACGCACCGAGATGACCGCATGGTGGCTGAACAGCAGCGTCTGTGCCCGCTTCTTGGGCCGCGCCATCTTGGCCATGATGGTGCCGATCATGAAGGAGTCGATGACGCAGCCCACGATGGACTGGACCACCACAGCGATGACTGCCAGCGGGCACTCCTCCGTCACGCACCGGAACCCGTAGCCGATGGTCGTCTGCGTCTCCACCGAGAACAGGAAGGCACCCAGGAAGCCGTTCACGTGCATGATGCAGGGCTTGGGGGCCGCCGGGGCTGCCCCGCCACTGCCCGCCGCCGGCCCGCCCGCCCCGGGCACCCCTGGGCTGGCCTCCAGGTCACCGTGGAAGAAGGCGATACACCAGAAGAGGAGGCCAAAAAAGAGCCAGGAAACAAGGAAGGCCGCGGAGAAGATCATGAGCATGTAGCGCCAGCGCGTGTCCACGCAGGTGGTGAAGATGTCCGCCATGTAGCGCTGTGACTTGTTGCTCAGGTTGGCGAAGTACACATTGCATTGGCCGTTCTTCTTGACAAAGCGGTTGCGGCGTTTCCGCCGGGGCACGTGGGCCTGGCCGTTGCGGCTGTGTCCGTGCATGTCCTGAAGCCGGCGTGGTCACCTGGGAAGACGCAGGGCCTGCGGAGGAGAAGCCAGACAGGTGAGATGCTGGGGAGCGAGGGGCCTCCTCAGGGCCACCCAGACTCAGCCCCTAGACTCTCAGAAGCAGGTGAGCCTGGACCAGGACCTAAGACTTCCTCTGCCGCAGCAGGCGGTGGGTGGCAACGGAGGGGGTTCTGATGACAGGGTCTGAGCCAGTGCCCCTGAGTCCGGCCCAGCTTAGAGATAGGGGTCCACAGACCAGGAAGCTAAAGCCACAAGGATACAGGTCCTAGTCCCTGCCCCTCAACACTGCCCCTCCGGCCCTCCTATGCTCACTGttctggaagcttcctgaggcccatCTCAGTTCCTCCCTGTCCCTCTGTCCTGCTTGCCCTGAGCATAGGGAGCCACGGAGGCTCTGGGCCCGGTCCCCTCCCTGGATTCCATCTATGGACTTTTGGGCTTCTTGGGGGCTGGACATCCTCCTGTAAGATAGACACTGGCCACCTGTGGCTCTTTACatttaattaaaactaaataaaatattaagtatagCTCCTTCCTTGCATGAGCCACATTTTAAGTGATCAGGAGTCACATATGGTCAATGGCCACCACACCACACTGGACAGAGAAGACATATAGGAGAGTTCTAGCACTGAGAAATTTCTGGCCGGACACAggggttcatgcctgtgatctcagcattttgggaggccgagatgcaAGGATTGTTtgtgccaggagtttgagaccagcgtgggcaacagagtgagaccccatctctacaaaaaataagaaaattagccaggcatcgtggtgcatgcctgtggcatcagctactcgggaggctaaggcaggaggatctattgagcccagggggtcaaggctgcagtgagctgtgatcatcccactgaactccagcctgggccacagagcaagaccccatgtcaaaaaaagaaaaaaagaaaaaagaaaaagaaaaagaaagttctacTGGAACCCGCAGCCCCACCTGGGTCTGAGCTACTTTCTTAGACTCTTCCCTCCCAGTGCTGCTTTGAGTCCTTGAGCCCAAATTCCTGCCCAGTGCCCCGTGGAGGAAGGGGGAGTCCCCAGCTTTGACTCCTCTGTAGACATCGCTATTCCCATGTCCCGGGTGGCTCAGAGAGGGAAAGCCAGCTGCCAGCCACAAAGCTGGCAGTGGATACAAACTTGCGTGGCACCAACATGAATGAGTTGATGGCGGGGAGACAGGGAGTAGGAGGGGAGGACACACTCAGTTCACCTCTCGGAGCTTCCACGTCTTCACCTGTAACATGGGCACCAAAACTCCCTACCTCATGGGACCTACGGGGACAGCAGGCGCTGGGGTAAAGCCATCACCCTCCTGCTTGCCTTCCCACACTTCCCAGGAGCTGGTGATAGGCAGGATTTGCCTGTCAAGCATCCCCAGCTGTTGCAGCAGAAGAGGCCCCTCACCGCACTGGGTGGCGGGATGTGCCTCGGGCCGTAGAGGACAGACCCTCTCTCCACCCCTCCCTGCCACTGGGTCCCCAGGGAAGACATGGTGCTACCCTGCCCCCAGCAGCTGGCAGGGCCAGGACTGGGCCTGGGTTCCCAATAACATTTTGGCCCAGAATTACATAAGGCTGgaagtttctattttctgttctATTCTTCTTCCTGATCTAATTGTGCATCTGTGGCAATGTTTATACACTTCCCCGGTTCAGGACAACTCGGTTGCTGCAGCAACCGGTACGCGCCAACGCTATAATTTAGAGATCAACAGCCTCAGAGCCTGCCTCTTCCCAAGAGAAACTCCCTCTCCGGGCCCAGGGAGAGtgagccctgcccccacctcctcccccgCGGTCACCCACCCTGACTCCGAGTTCTTCTCCCTATTCCCCTTGTTCCCAAAGAGCTCCCTGGCTCCTACAGTCCTGGGTTGAAGTCCTAGATCCACTGTGTGACTTGGGCGAGCTACTGACTActctgaaactcagtttcctcatcttgaaAATGgggctggccgggtgcggtggctcacacctgtcatcccatcactttgggaggctgaggtgggtggatcacctgaggttgggagtttgaggccagtctgaccaacatggagaaaccccgtctctataaaaatacacaaattagggctgggcgcggtggctcacgcctataatctcagcactttgggaggccgagacgggccgatcacgaggtcaggagatggagaccatcctggctaacacggagaaaccccgtctctactaaaaaatacaaaaaactaggccgggcgccgtggctcaagcctgtaatcccagcactttgggaggccgagacgggtggatcacaaggtcaggagatcgagaccatcctggctaacccggtgaaaccccgtctctactaaaaaatacaaaaaactagccgggcgatgtggcgggcgcctgtagtcccagctactcaggaggctgaggcaggagaatggcgtaaacctgggaggcggagcttgcagtgagctgagatccggccactgcactccagcctaggcgacagagcgagactccatctcaaaaaaaaaaccaaaaaacaaaaaacacacaaattaggccaggcatggtggcatatgcctgtaatcccagctactaggggggctgaggcaggaggatcgcttgaacctgggaggcgtaggttgcagtgagccaagatcgtgccactgcactccagcctgggcaacaaagtgaggctccgcctcaaaaaaaaaagagaaaatgggccAATGAGATATCATGCTGGAGACCTAACAGGTCATGCAGGCATGGCCTGTAATGCAAGGCTGGCCTTTCAGAGCTGGAGGCTCAGACCCTCTTTGCCCCCTCCCGCAGCATCCCAGCAGCCAGGGCTCCAGATGGAAACCTTGGGGTTCTGGGACCAGGCACACCTTCTGCTCTATAAATAGAGTTTTCAGGGAGGCCTTTCTTTGCTAAACATATTCCCCCTGTTCTGTCCCACTGCCTCAAATGGCTCCAGGAGCACCGCGGACTGTCAGGACAGGAGGAGCATAGGGTCACCGAGTTCAGGACCCTCATTTTATGTCTGAGGCCAAGGAAATCCAGAGATAGGAAGGACTTGCTAAGAGTCCCAGAGTGGGGCCAGGTGGGCCAGCCCTGAACAAGgcctcacccccacccctggGTTCCTCATCCACTTCCTCCCTGGAGGGGGCTGGGGTGGGTTTTGGGGCAAAGGCAGGGAAGAAATCAGCCAGTCCAAACTGGACCACCATCCACAGGTGTGCAGGATAGAGGCAGAGGGGACAGGGTGTGGCGGCCCAGGCCTTCAACAGGTGAGGTCACTGAGTTCCAGAGAGGGTGGGGGCCCCTGCCCAAGGCCAAACACAAGCCCAGGGTTCCAGGGCATCCCTGGTTCTCTGCCCGGTGGGATTGGCTCCTGACCTGGTGAGTTCGCCTGGTGCTGCAGATGAGATGTCTTCATGGGAGGGGCCTTGGGGTTAAGGGAGCCGATCCCCTGATGGCTACAGAGATTGGGCGTCCCCTTGCCAGCAGTGCCCACCCCTCCCCATTAGCGAGTGCCCAGGGTCAACCCTGAGCTTCCACAATCCCCAGCCCCAACGGCAACACTCACTCCCCAGCCCCTCCAGCCCACTGGGCTCCACAGTGCAGCCCGATGGGGACATAGTTTACCCCTCACCCTGACACCTCCCCGACAGCTTACAGCAGGTATCCTGAGCTTTTGCTATGTGCTGGGTCCTGTCTTGGGTTCCCAGTGCCCCCAGCACATCCTGGAGCTTAGCAGGAAAGCTGCTTGCCTGGCACTCCTCAGACCTGGCACCCTTCCCCATGCAGCAGCCCCTGGGACACCCCATCCCCCTGAAAACCCTTGGTCTGCAGTGACTTGCTCAAATAAGTGCATGCTGCTGCCACCACAGACCATTTTAGCAAGAGAGAGAGGTTCCGCTGCTAATTCGAGGCTGACCTGTGCAAGGCCTGGCCAAAAAGTGAAGGGTATGAGCTGGGCATTGTGTTCTCATGTGACAACCACCAAGAGATGGCCAGGTTTTCTCTTCCTTGTCACATGGGGCTTCCTGGGGAAGGCTGACGATGGCAGGAGATGGTCAAAAGGCCTTGACAATTCAGTACCATCCTCCTCTGACTAgtgatattttttttaaaaagagccctgctgggcgcggtgactcgcacctgtaatcccagcactttgggaggccgggcagatccctcgaggccaggagttcaagaccagcctggccaacttggtgaaactctgtctctactaaaaattcaaaaaaattagccaggcatggtggtgggcgcctgtaatcccagctactagggaggctgaggcaggagaattgcttgaacttgggaggcggaggttgcagtgagccgagattaagccactgcactctaggctgggtgacacagtgagactccatctcaaaataaataaataaataaataataaaataaaaaagagcccTGGTTGTTTAGGTGTCTGCTTTATCCCTATGATTAAACTACTTTTGTGGGAGGCCCCCTGCCACGGCCCTgcatgtgaccttgaacaagttctTCCTCTCCCTGGGGTCAGGTCCTCCTCCAATTAAGGGACTACTCATCCTCCCCAGCTTTTTTGAAGGTCACAGAGCTTGACATATAAATGATAGAACCAGAGGGATTGGTGAAGTGGGGCCTGAGGTTTCTGAAACCCCCAGTGTGGGCCACTAGCCCATGGCAAAATGAGCCTAAGAAGGAtcaatgggccaggcgcggtggttcacgcctgtaaccccagcactttgggaggcagaggcaggcggatctcttgaggccaggagttcaagaccagcctgagcaacatggcaaaaccccatctctacaaaaaatacaaaaaaattagctgggcatggtggcacacgcctgtaatcccagctcctcgggaggctgaggcatgagaattgcttgaacccagcaggcagaggttgcagtcagccaagatcacaccactgcactccagcctgggcaacagagcaagactccatctcaaaaaaaacatcAATGGTACCGCTGTCCTTTATATCCTGGGACTCTTTCagttgcaaacatttttttagaAAGTGATGGTCACAGGAGATGCTGactgcttttaaaatgttaatgtcttTTCTTGGCAAAATGAAGAAGTGACAGTGCTACACCAGTTACcagacttttaatttttaaaaatttattattggccgggcgcggtggctcacgcctgtaatcccagcactttgggaggccaaggcaggcgaatcacctgaggtcaggagtttgagaccagcctgaccaacatggagaaacccgtttctttttcttttttttttttttttttttttgaggcggagtctggctctcttgcccaggctggagtgcagtggccggatctcagctcactgcaagctccgcctcccgggttcacgccattttcctgcctcagcctcccgagtagctgggactacaggcgcccgccacttcgcccggctagttttttgtattttttagtagagacggggtttcattgtgttagccaggatggtctcgatctcctgacctcgtgatccgcccgtct includes the following:
- the LOC105464451 gene encoding inward rectifier potassium channel 4, giving the protein MHGHSRNGQAHVPRRKRRNRFVKKNGQCNVYFANLSNKSQRYMADIFTTCVDTRWRYMLMIFSAAFLVSWLFFGLLFWCIAFFHGDLEASPGVPGAGGPAAGSGGAAPAAPKPCIMHVNGFLGAFLFSVETQTTIGYGFRCVTEECPLAVIAVVVQSIVGCVIDSFMIGTIMAKMARPKKRAQTLLFSHHAVISVRDGKLCLMWRVGNLRKSHIVEAHVRAQLIKPYMTQEGEYLPLDQRDLNVGYDIGLDRIFLVSPIIIVHEIDEDSPLYGMGKEELESEDFEIVVILEGMVEATAMTTQARSSYLASEILWGHRFEPVVFEEKSHYKVDYSRFHKTYEVAGTPCCSARELQESKITVLPAPPPPPSAFCYENELALMSQEEEEMEEEAAAAAAVAAGLGLEAGSKEEAGIIRMLEFGSHLDLERMQASLPLDNISYRRESAI